A section of the Malaclemys terrapin pileata isolate rMalTer1 chromosome 15, rMalTer1.hap1, whole genome shotgun sequence genome encodes:
- the LOC128823058 gene encoding zinc finger protein 501-like, giving the protein MALKKVLRRAACTGSDLRLDSLCLPSGDGMVSENKETPQQEDAEQVEPHGMLSGRSKGNVSRSCALPEKEKACETQHRPEENFSSHSDLITCERINLEETRYICHECGKSFNGSSDLLTHQRIHRGEKPYMCSECGKSFTRSSHLIRHRSIHTGEMPYKCSECGKSFNRRSSFIRHQRIHTGKKPYTCSECGKCFSYNSVLISHQRIHTGETPYICSECGKSFNQSSSFIRHRTIHTGWTPYTCSECGKCFSYRSALSTHQRIHTGDKPYGCSECGKRFMDNSALITHQRIHTGERPYMCSECGKSFNQRSNLIRHRTIHIGQTPYTCAECGKSFKQSSALITHQRIHTGDVPYTCSECGECFSYSSALSSHQRIHSGEMSYTCSECGKSFKQSSSLIRHQKIHA; this is encoded by the coding sequence TCAGGTGAcgggatggtgagtgagaacaAGGAGACAccccagcaggaagatgctgagcaagtagAACCACATGGGATGTTATCAGGAAGATCCAAAGGGAATGTTTCCAGGAGTTGTGCACtcccagaaaaagaaaaagcctgtgagactcagcacaggccagaggaaAACTTCAGTAGCCACTCAGATCTTATTACATGCGAGAGAATCAACTTGGAAGAGACACGCTACATATgccatgagtgtgggaaaagcttcaatgggagctctgaccttctcacacatcagagaatccacaggggagagaaaccctacatgtgctctgagtgtgggaaaagcttcactcggagctcacaccttatcagacataggagcatccacacaggagaaatgCCCTACaaatgctctgagtgcgggaaaagcttcaatcggcGCTCAAGCTttattagacatcagagaattcacacaggaaaaaaaccctacacgtgctctgagtgtgggaaatgctTCAGTTATAACTCAGTCCTCAtctcacatcagagaatccacacaggagagacaccctacatatgctctgagtgcgggaaaagcttcaatcagagctcaaGCTTTATTAGACATCGGACAATCCATACTGGATGGacaccctacacatgctctgagtgcgggaaatgCTTCAGTTATAGATCAGCCCTTAGCACAcatcagagaattcacacagGTGACAAACCCTatggatgctctgagtgtgggaaacgctTCATGGATAATTCAGCCCtcatcacacatcagagaatccacacaggagagagaccctacatgtgctctgagtgtgggaaaagcttcaatcagaggTCAAACCTTATCAGACATCGGACAATCCACATAGGACAGACGCCCTACACATgcgctgagtgtgggaaaagttttaagCAGAGCTCTGCCCtgatcacacatcagagaatccacacaggggatgtgccctacacatgctctgagtgtggggaATGCTTCAGTTATAGCTCAGCCCTCAgctcacatcagagaatccacagtgGAGAGATGTcctacacgtgctctgagtgcgggaaaagcttcaagcAGAGCTCAagccttattagacatcagaaaatccacGCATGA